TTTCGTGGACCGCTTGAGCATATGCTGTATCTCCTCGAATACCGTATTTATTTCCAATTTCAATGTAAAGGGATGCAAGATTGGGAGCATTCGGGTTGATCCGTTTCACAAATGCTTGCATATTTAATGCTGCCAGAACACTTGAGCCTTGAATAGTAAAACCTTGGATCGGCTCTGGTTGTGGCGGCTCTTCCGGTTCACCTTTCCCTTCTGTTACGATAAAAGCATCTGGAATCCCTACACGTTTCAAGGCTGCAACTCTGCCTTCCGCATTCTTTTTTTCTGAAAATGCCCCAGCTTGTACACGATAAAATTTAGTGCCATCGATCGTAATCGGATAAATATAAGCTTCGATTTTATTGTTTAAAAGGAACTGAGCCCGGTCTTTGGCGTTTTCTTCCTCTTTAAAAGATCCAGCAATAACCTTATATAAAGTGCCAGGGTCGGGGGGTGGTACAGGTTTTTCCTTGAGGTTCAAGGCTTTGGCGATTCCTGTTGCAATCGCTTTGGAAACATCACTGACAAATTGATCATTTAGGATCAGTTTAAGATCATGTTCATTGTCGATGAACAAAACCTCCAACAATAATGCGTTCATCCTCGTGTTCCGCAGCACGTAAAAATTCGCCCTTTTCTGCCCCCGATCGTTTACACCATATTTTTTTGCAGCAAACATAAATTCTTTGTGGACGACAGTTTGGATTTGTTTTGTACTGTCAGGAACGGTCCCATTGAAAATATAGCTTTCGAATCCACTTCCACCTGCTGCATTATGATGGATAGAACAGAAAAAGTCAGCTTTTCTGTTATTTGCAAAGTCTGTCCTTTCTTTCAAAGCCATCGTTTTATCAGTTGTTCTAGTCATAAGGATTTCTGCTTCATAAGACTTTAAAAGATGGTCCCTTACGAGAAGTGACACTTTCAGGTTAAAGTCTTTTTCTCTGTGC
The DNA window shown above is from Alkalihalobacillus sp. TS-13 and carries:
- a CDS encoding N-acetylmuramoyl-L-alanine amidase, yielding MRIVIDPGHGGSDPGAVYKQHREKDFNLKVSLLVRDHLLKSYEAEILMTRTTDKTMALKERTDFANNRKADFFCSIHHNAAGGSGFESYIFNGTVPDSTKQIQTVVHKEFMFAAKKYGVNDRGQKRANFYVLRNTRMNALLLEVLFIDNEHDLKLILNDQFVSDVSKAIATGIAKALNLKEKPVPPPDPGTLYKVIAGSFKEEENAKDRAQFLLNNKIEAYIYPITIDGTKFYRVQAGAFSEKKNAEGRVAALKRVGIPDAFIVTEGKGEPEEPPQPEPIQGFTIQGSSVLAALNMQAFVKRINPNAPNLASLYIEIGNKYGIRGDTAYAQAVHETNYFRYTGVVKPEQNNYAGIGATGPDEPGASFATPREGVTAHIQHLYAYASKAELPDGETLVDPRFNLVARGSAPIWVALNGKWAVPGTNYGQLILGIYDRMIDFEVSKLNEQLDLLEKTKQQLD